ATAAAATTTAGTTTGATTGTTAATAAAGAGTGAGATTAGATATTCACTAAGCTATTGTAGATATATTTATAAGAGATTTTCAAAAAATTTAAAAGGAGGATGAACTCTTCAGCTCACTTTAGAAATTAGTTGAGCTTATCTTTAAATTATATTATGAAAAAATCATGTTTAATAAAGGAAATTAAAGCTAGAGAGATACTCGATTCTCGGGGGAATCCCACTATTGAGGTTGATACAATACTTAGAAGTGGTGATATAGGAAGAGCAGCAGTTCCGTCAGGAGCATCAACCGGTGTTTATGAAGCATTGGAACTTAGAGATGGGGATGAGAAAAGATACAGAGGAAAAGGTGTTTTAAAAGCTGTAAAAAATATAAATGAGATAATATCAATAGTCATTTTAGGAATGGATGCAACTAATCAAAAAGAAATTGACAGGAAACTAATTGAAGCAGATGGAACAGAAAATAAAAAGAATTATGGAGCAAATGCTATATTAGGAGTTTCCATGTCTGTAGCTAAAGCAGCTGCAAAGTTTCATAATATATCCTTATATCGGTATCTTAATAAAAGTTTTGAGATGGGGGAATTTAATATTTTACCAGTCCCTTTAATGAATATATTAAATGGAGGAAAACACGCAGATAATACTGTTGACATGCAAGAGTTTATGATTGTGCCAGTAAATGTAAATTCTTTTAAAGAATCTTTAAGAATGGGATCCGAAATATTCTGGACCTTAAAAGATATTCTTAAAAATGATAGATTTTCAACATCAGTAGGTGATGAGGGAGGGTTTGCTCCAGATTTAAAAACAAATGAAGAAGCAATTTTATATATCTTAAAAGCAATAGAAAAAGCTGGATACAAAGCTGCCGATGATGTTTTTATTGCACTTGATCCAGCAGCATCAGAATTTTACAAGGATGGAAATTATGTGTTAGAAGGTGAGGGAAAAACTCTCAACTCGGATGAAATGATTATGTATTACAAAAGTTTGGTTAAAAGATATCCGATTATCTCTATAGAAGATGGACTTGAACAAGAAGATTGGGATGGATGGACTAAACTTACAAAAGAGATTGGAAAAAATATACAGTTGGTAGGAGATGATTTATTCGTAACAAATACTCATCGTCTAAAGACCGGGATTGAGAAAAAATCTGCAAATTCAATATTAATAAAAGTAAACCAGATTGGCACTTTAACTGAAACAATTGATGCTATTAGATTAGCAAAAAAAAATAATTATACCACTGTTATTTCCCATCGCTCTGGTGAAACTGAAGATACTACAATAGCTCATTTAGCTGTAGCAACAAATGCAGGCCAGATAAAAGCAGGAGCCCCATCTAGAACTGATAGAATTGCTAAATATAATGAGTTGCTAAGAATTGAAGAGGAACTAGGAAAGTCAGCAAGGTTTATAGGCAAAAAAACTTTCTCAAAATTTGAATAATTTTTATAATTAATAAATTAAACTATATTTTGGAGGTAAATTAATTAAGAATGGATAGGATATATTTTGACCATTCAGCAACAACACAGGTTCTTCCTGAAGTTCTTGAGACTATGTTACCATGCTTCACAAAATTTTATGGAAATGCTTCAGAACCTCATACGCCAGGAAATGAAGCATTTGAACTGCTTCTAAAATCAAGAGATACAATAGCCAGTGCAATAAATGCAAAACCTGAGGAGATAATATTTACATCAGGTGGAACAGAAAGTGATAACCTGGCTATTAAGGGAGTTGCTGAAGCTTACAAGAAAAAAGGTAATCACATAATAACATCTTCTATTGAACACCCAGCAGTTGGAAATACATGTAAATATTTAGAGAAAGTTGGATATGATGTAACCTATATTCCAGTAGATAAAAATGGAGTGGTTAATCCTAAAGATGTTGAGAATGCAATAAATAGTAAAACTACATTGATTAGTATAATGCATGCAAACAATGTTGTTGGGAGTATACAGCCAATAGAGGAAATTGGAGAAATTGCTAAAAAAAGAGGAATTATATTTCATACTGATGCAGTGCAATCTTTTGGTACCTTAGAGATAGATGTTGAGAAGTTAAATGTTGATTTATTATCAATGTCATCTCATAAACTTCATGGACCTAAGGGAGTTGGGGCTTTGTATAAAAGAAAAAGAGTGAAAATTACTCCTCTTATGCATGGAGGAGAACACGAGAGAGGAAAAAGAGCAGGAACAGAGAATATTCCAGGAATTGTAGGATTTGCAAAAGCAGTAGAAATTGCTATAAGTGAAATTGATGAAAAAGCTAAGAAATTAAAGGAACTTAGAGAATATCTTGTTAAGGGTGTGTTGGAAGAAATTGATGATGTTATATATTTAGGACATCCAGAAAACAGACTTCCAGGACATGTAAGTTTTGCTATTAAATATGTAGAGGGTGAATCAATAGTTTTAGGTTTAGATAATAAGAGAGTAGCCATTTCAAGTGGTTCAGCCTGTGCTTCTATGAAATTGGAGCCATCTCATGTTTTATTAGCAATGGGAATTGCACCTGAAATAGCACAAGGTTCAATAAGAATCTCTATGGGCAGAGGTAATACAGAAGAGGAAGTAAATTACTTTTTGGAGGTCCTACCCCCTATTGTTAAAAGACTAAGAGAAATGTCACCACTTTATCCAGGTAAGGAGTTTGAGATATGAAATGTCCATTTTGTGAATACGAGGAAACAAAAGTGATAGATTCAAGATTAACTGAAGAAGGAGATGCTGTTAGGCGAAGGAGAGAATGTCCTTCTTGTAATAAGAGATTTACAACTTATGAAAGGAATTATGAGATTCCGATAACAGTAGTGAAAAAGAATAAAGAAACTCAACCCTTTGATAGACAAAAGCTATTAAATGGTTTGGTAAGAGCTTCCGTTAAAAGAGGAATTCCTGTGCAAAGATTAGAAGAGATAGTTGGGGATATAGAAGATGAGTTAAGAAATCAATATAAATATGAAATAACATCAAAAGAATTAGGTGAAATTGCTTTGGACAAATTAAAGGAACTGGACAAAGTTGCTTATGTGAGATTTGCATCTGTTTATAAAGAATTTGATGATATTAAAAAATTTACTGAAGAATTAACTGAGCTCGAAAAAAAATAAAAAATAATTTAACAAATTATAATGAAAGGATTATTATGCCAATTCATGTAAGAGCAAATAAAGGTGATTTTGCTAAATATTGTTTACTTCCCGGTAATCCAGATAGGGCAAAGTATGTAACAGAAAAATTTTTTGATAACCCAAAACTGGTTACAGAATACAGAAGAATGTTTGGATATACAGGGACATATAAAGGAATACCTGTATCTGTTCAAACTACAGGAATGGGATGTCCCTCTGCAGCAA
This DNA window, taken from Actinomycetota bacterium, encodes the following:
- the eno gene encoding phosphopyruvate hydratase → MKKSCLIKEIKAREILDSRGNPTIEVDTILRSGDIGRAAVPSGASTGVYEALELRDGDEKRYRGKGVLKAVKNINEIISIVILGMDATNQKEIDRKLIEADGTENKKNYGANAILGVSMSVAKAAAKFHNISLYRYLNKSFEMGEFNILPVPLMNILNGGKHADNTVDMQEFMIVPVNVNSFKESLRMGSEIFWTLKDILKNDRFSTSVGDEGGFAPDLKTNEEAILYILKAIEKAGYKAADDVFIALDPAASEFYKDGNYVLEGEGKTLNSDEMIMYYKSLVKRYPIISIEDGLEQEDWDGWTKLTKEIGKNIQLVGDDLFVTNTHRLKTGIEKKSANSILIKVNQIGTLTETIDAIRLAKKNNYTTVISHRSGETEDTTIAHLAVATNAGQIKAGAPSRTDRIAKYNELLRIEEELGKSARFIGKKTFSKFE
- the nifS gene encoding cysteine desulfurase NifS, whose product is MDRIYFDHSATTQVLPEVLETMLPCFTKFYGNASEPHTPGNEAFELLLKSRDTIASAINAKPEEIIFTSGGTESDNLAIKGVAEAYKKKGNHIITSSIEHPAVGNTCKYLEKVGYDVTYIPVDKNGVVNPKDVENAINSKTTLISIMHANNVVGSIQPIEEIGEIAKKRGIIFHTDAVQSFGTLEIDVEKLNVDLLSMSSHKLHGPKGVGALYKRKRVKITPLMHGGEHERGKRAGTENIPGIVGFAKAVEIAISEIDEKAKKLKELREYLVKGVLEEIDDVIYLGHPENRLPGHVSFAIKYVEGESIVLGLDNKRVAISSGSACASMKLEPSHVLLAMGIAPEIAQGSIRISMGRGNTEEEVNYFLEVLPPIVKRLREMSPLYPGKEFEI
- the nrdR gene encoding transcriptional regulator NrdR, which encodes MKCPFCEYEETKVIDSRLTEEGDAVRRRRECPSCNKRFTTYERNYEIPITVVKKNKETQPFDRQKLLNGLVRASVKRGIPVQRLEEIVGDIEDELRNQYKYEITSKELGEIALDKLKELDKVAYVRFASVYKEFDDIKKFTEELTELEKK